Proteins encoded together in one Camelina sativa cultivar DH55 chromosome 9, Cs, whole genome shotgun sequence window:
- the LOC104715726 gene encoding NAC transcription factor 29-like has protein sequence MSMPGRNKRKERSLPEPEPEPSGIPSSSADDHHSLSSSPSTRPCFPPGVNYRPKDLEVISLLGRKQDYFGGNRELLDTLSIHVVNIYESNPDELSEKFKKANDTEWYFISKRNKMGKDGKRQTRDAKGGYWKATVASKKIDAGQGLVGYKTALSYFVGKRPHGKKTSWLMHEYWIDQCPSADDDVKDYSMCKIYRSPQAINKQKKAEEEENKRQKKVVQQQPPTVEYHQPHALLDSYQPQPHHDIAYQQQHLFQPAPLDSYQQQQQFWPGPLDSYRPHRWQFMAARPDSHQHYDSAYQQFIRMLEGDNGGVQQQQPSFAPPPPPQGHDSRSGMAMSQEDGFFNPINELLNYEEEHGVVTEKQQQEQKDGILPTVH, from the exons ATGTCGATGCCTGGAAGAAACAAGCGTAAAGAAAGATCCTTGCCAgaaccggaaccggaaccgTCAgggattccttcttcttcagctgatGATCATCATAGTTTGTCTTCTTCCCCTTCGACGAGACCTTGCTTTCCTCCAGGTGTCAACTATAGACCAAAGGACTTGGAGGTCATCTCGTTACTTGGACGGAAACAAGACTACTTCGGCGGAAACAGAGAATTATTGGACACCCTTTCTATACATGTCGTGAACATCTACGAGTCCAATCCTGATGAACTTTCAG AAAAATTCAAGAAGGCTAATGATACAGAATGGTACTTTATATCGAAGAGGAACAAGATGGGTAAAGATGGCAAAAGGCAGACACGTGACGCCAAAGGCGGATACTGGAAGGCAACTGTTGCTTCCAAGAAGATTGACGCTGGGCAAGGCCTCGTTGGTTACAAAACCGCACTATCATACTTCGTTGGGAAACGACCTCATGGCAAAAAAACTAGTTGGTTGATGCATGAATACTGGATTGATCAGTGTCCTTCTGCTGATGATGACGTAAAG GACTATTCTATGTGCAAGATCTATCGGAGCCCACAAGCAATAAATAAGCAGaagaaagcagaggaagaagagaataagAGGCAGAAGAAGGTTGTGCAGCAGCAGCCTCCTACTGTCGAGTATCATCAACCGCATGCCCTTTTGGATTCTTATCAACCGCAGCCTCATCATGATATTGcgtatcaacaacaacatctgtTTCAGCCAGCCCCGCTGGATTCTTACCAACAGCAGCAGCAGTTTTGGCCAGGCCCGCTAGATTCTTACCGACCGCATCGATGGCAGTTTATGGCAGCCCGGCCAGATTCACACCAACATTATGATTCTGCGTATCAGCAATTTATAAGAATGCTAGAGGGAGATAATGGTGGCGTTCAACAACAGCAGCCGAGttttgctcctcctcctcctccgcaagGTCACGATTCAAGATCCGGGATGGCGATGAGCCAAGAAGACGGGTTCTTTAACCCCATCAATGAATTATTAAACTATGAGGAAGAACATGGTGTCGTAACTGAGAAGCAACAGCAAGAGCAAA AGGATGGAATATTGCCGACAGTTCATTAA